TGGAGCCACTCGGGCGGCTCGGTCTGCAGGGCGTTGAGCTCGGTGCGCGAGACGACACCCTCCTGGAACTCGGCGGGGGTGGCCTCGAGGTACACACCCAGTTTCTTCGCCGCGGTCGCGGGCTTCATGGTCTGGGTGGTCTGGTGCGACGTCATGGTCCCCAGGGTATCGAGCATGTGAGCTACCGCCGACCACGACCGGTAACCTGGCGGGGTGACAGACTCGCAGGCAACCCCTTCTTTCAGGCTCGCGTACGTCCCGGGGGTGACACCCACCAAATGGGTGCGGATCTGGAACGAGCGGCTGCCCGATGTGCCGCTGACCCTCGTGGCGGTGTCCCCCGGCGAGGCTTTCGAGCTCCTGCGCGACGGCGGCGCCGACGCCGGTTTCGTACGACTGCCGGTCGACCGTACGGACCTCAGCGCGATCCCCCTCTATACCGAGACGACGGTCGTGGTGATCCCCAAGGACCACGTCATCGCGGCGGTCGACGAAGTGACAGTCGAGGACCTGGCCGACGAGATCCTCCTGCACCCCCTCGACGACACACTGCCGTGGGAGAGCCTGCCCGGACAGCCCGCGAACGAGCGCCCCGCCACGACGGCCGACGCCATCGAGCTGGTGGCGGCGGGCATCGGCGTCCTCGCCGTCCCCCAGTCGCTCGCCCGCCTGCACCACCGCAAGGACCTCACCTACCGGCCGCTCACGGAAGCCCCCGAATCACGGGTCGCGCTGTCCTGGCCGGAGGACGCCACCACGGACCTGGTGGAGGACTTCATCGGGATCGTGCGAGGGCGCACCGTCAACAGCTCACGTGGCCGCTCCCAGACGCCCGCGGCCGGGTCGGCAGCGGGCTCGGACCAGTCGAAGCGGAAGAGCCCCGACAAGGGCGGCGCCAGGCGCAAGCCCACGGCGGGCACGGCGGGCAAGCCCGCCGGGAAGTCCGGAAAGCCGACCGGTAAGGCGGGCAAGAACGCGCGCGGCGGTTCCGGCGGCACCCCGAAGGGCGCCAAGCGGGGCAAGCCCCGCCGCCGGCCGTAGCCCCGGCTGCACTGCCCGCGGAGCGCTGCCCATGGGCCGCCCCTCCGGCAGCCGTCTCACCCGGTGCCGTTCCGCTGCGCCCACCAGGCGAGCACCCCGCCGAGGACGAACAGCAGGCAGATGGCCACGTTGGTCCGCTTGTAGGCGACGAGGACCGCGGCGAACTCACGGATGGTCGCGGTGGGCCAGAAGTACGCGGCTGTGGGTGAGCCCACGACCTGGCCCCTGATCCCGGCCCGCCGGGCGGTGAGGGCGGCACGGAAGGCGTGGTAGTTGTTCGTGACGATGACGCACCGGTAGTCCGGCTTCGTCTTCTCCATGATCGCCTTGCTGAACCGCAGATTCTCGTCGGTCGTCGTCGAACGGTCCTCCCGCTCGATCAGGCCGGCGGGAAATCCGTGGGCGATCAGATCGTCGGCCATCGCGTGGGACTCCGGCACGTCTTCGTCCGGCCCCTGGCCCCCCGACGTGATGAGCACCGGCGCATCGCCCCGCTCGGCGAGGCGTGCGTGTACCGAGTGCGCCCGCCGGAGACGACTGGCGAGGAGCGGAGGCACGGTGGACCCGCCGACGAGCCCGGAGCCGAGCACGACCACGAAGTCGGCCTTGCGGTGCACCCGCAGCCGCCCGTAGAGGAACGCGTAACAGACGAAACAGAGGAACAGGAACGCGAGATAGGCGGCTAGCCCGCCGGCGGCCGTGCCCACCCCGACCCACACCGGCGTCCGTACGGCCACCGCCATGATCACCAGTGCCACGACCGCGAGGATGGCCAACGCGGCGACCAGCGACAGCAGGTTGGTCGGGCTCCTGCCCTCCTTGCGCACCATCTGCAGACTGTTGGAGAAGAGGAAGCACGTCAGTACGAGGATGCTCAGCGCGCCGAGCACCAGCAGCGCCCACGCCACGGCCTGACCCGATGCCGAGCCGGACCTGACCAGTTGGAACAGCCAGGCCGCGAGGGCACAGAGCGCGGCGAGGCCCAGGATCACGGCATTGCTGAACTTCCTGCGCTCGCGCGCCACGCGCACGCAGAAGACGAGGAAGAGGAGTATTGCCGGGGCGTAGAGCAACATCCGCACAGCCTAGGCGCGGTCGGCCACCGCCTCGGGCCGGAACCGAGACTGGCCCCGAGACCGGTACGGGAGGCGTCCGCTGCAGTGATCTCGTGGTGCAGGCCGTGCCCTTATGCGCGACAGGGAGTTGACCCCGGTATGAAGAAGCGAAGCGTACTGGCCGTTGTCACTTTTGCCGCAGGGGCTGTCATCGCCGCGATCAGCCCGCCCCCGGGAGCGGACACGGCGGACACGAGGGAGCCCGCCCACGCCACAGGCGCCCTGGACGTGATCGACGACGCCGGTCAGTGGACCGGGGATGCCCCGCAGACGCCCGGCGCCGGTGTCGGCGTGGTCGCCCCCGACATCTCCAGCACCCAGCGGCTCTGAGGCGACGGAGGGGGGCCGGGACGTCGTGAGTGTCCCGGCCCGGCCGCCCCTCACCCGCCCCACCCGCCCCGGAGAAACACGTGGAGCACTCGCCCACACCTGGAGAACCCACATGTCCCGTACCCGACCGGTCCGTGAGAACGCGGCGCGCCTCGCAGCCGTGCTGGCGCTGGGCCTCCTGGCCCTGCCGATGCTCGGCGGCACCGCCACGGCAGGCGGCACCTGCTTCGCCACTCACGCCGACGCCCCGATCTACGCCGGGAACAACCCATGGACCGAGATCGTGGGCTACCTCGATCCGGGCACCCCGGTGAACGGCACCCGCCAGAGCGCCGACGCCCTGTGGCAGGTCTCGCGCACCGACAACGGCCGGCAACTCGGTTACATGCGGCCCGCCGACCTCAGGTGCGACGGC
This Streptomyces sp. NBC_01283 DNA region includes the following protein-coding sequences:
- a CDS encoding YdcF family protein translates to MLLYAPAILLFLVFCVRVARERRKFSNAVILGLAALCALAAWLFQLVRSGSASGQAVAWALLVLGALSILVLTCFLFSNSLQMVRKEGRSPTNLLSLVAALAILAVVALVIMAVAVRTPVWVGVGTAAGGLAAYLAFLFLCFVCYAFLYGRLRVHRKADFVVVLGSGLVGGSTVPPLLASRLRRAHSVHARLAERGDAPVLITSGGQGPDEDVPESHAMADDLIAHGFPAGLIEREDRSTTTDENLRFSKAIMEKTKPDYRCVIVTNNYHAFRAALTARRAGIRGQVVGSPTAAYFWPTATIREFAAVLVAYKRTNVAICLLFVLGGVLAWWAQRNGTG
- a CDS encoding LysR family substrate-binding domain-containing protein, yielding MTDSQATPSFRLAYVPGVTPTKWVRIWNERLPDVPLTLVAVSPGEAFELLRDGGADAGFVRLPVDRTDLSAIPLYTETTVVVIPKDHVIAAVDEVTVEDLADEILLHPLDDTLPWESLPGQPANERPATTADAIELVAAGIGVLAVPQSLARLHHRKDLTYRPLTEAPESRVALSWPEDATTDLVEDFIGIVRGRTVNSSRGRSQTPAAGSAAGSDQSKRKSPDKGGARRKPTAGTAGKPAGKSGKPTGKAGKNARGGSGGTPKGAKRGKPRRRP